In Electrophorus electricus isolate fEleEle1 chromosome 6, fEleEle1.pri, whole genome shotgun sequence, a single genomic region encodes these proteins:
- the txndc15 gene encoding thioredoxin domain-containing protein 15, with protein sequence MNECVAMNPTSSGYWSVLLCTLFISGVITISLATNSDQSEVQDHEFQAPDGLDVDREGHTPQFETDTTEPHFKRQFKTAEIADAVLGTELSGNSAGIESLIPKSLKGSLSGVSAPSTPCGDEKCKAVLVFQDTNEQQGPADLAVVHIDSGMAEGNNTTETAKTYKVNCDKRSVIGLENFTVQVLNASQDLMEFLNANSTECSLVLFYTTWCQFSANLAPHFNALPRVFPTMTFLALDASQHSSLSTRFGTVAVPNILLFQGAKPMARFNHTDRTLETLTSFIANQTGFEAIPDQTVSEGDHSGPLPSVPVKSIDWLFVFSVLFISGFILYAILRTDSIRLLIPGQEHEHQE encoded by the exons atgaatgaatgtgtagcCATGAACCCGACCTCAAGTGGATATTGGAGCGTTTTGTTGTGCACGTTGTTTATTTCTGGAGTGATTACGATTTCATTAGCAACTAACTCAG ATCAAAGTGAGGTGCAGGATCATGAATTTCAAGCCCCTGATGGATTAGACGTGGACCGTGAAGGGCACACCCCACAATTTGAAACAGACACCACAGAACCACATTTTAAAAGACAATTCAAAACTGCTGAAATTGCTGATGCTGTCTTGGGGACTGAACTCTCTGGAAACTCAGCTGGGATTGAATCTCTTATTCCAAAAAGCTTGAAAGGCTCATTGTCAGGGGTTTCAGCACCCTCTACACCTTGTGGTGATGAGAAGTGTAaggctgttttggtttttcagGATACCAATGAGCAGCAGGGGCCTGCTGACCTCGCAGTGGTTCACATAGACTCCGGCATGGCAGAAGGGAACAATACCACAGAGACAGCCAAGACGTACAAAGTCAACTGTGACAAAAGAAGTGTTATTGGACTGGAGAACTTCACAGTGCAGGTTCTCAATGCATCTCAG GACCTGATGGAGTTCTTGAATGCCAATAGCACAGAATGCTCCTTGGTACTCTTCTACACTACCTGGTGTCAGTTTTCTGCAAATCTCGCTCCTCATTTCAACGCTCTGCCACGGGTCTTTCCCACCATGACCTTCCTCGCTCTTGATGCCTCACAGCACAGCAG TCTATCCACTCGATTTGGGACAGTGGCTGTTCCCAATATCCTTCTTTTTCAAGGTGCCAAACCAATGGCTAGGTTCAATCATACCGACAGAACTCTGGAAACATTAACATCCTTTATAGCAAACCAAACAG GTTTTGAAGCAATTCCAGACCAAACTGTTTCAGAGGGGGATCATTCAGGACCTTTACCTAGTGTCCCTGTGAAAAGCATTGATTGGCtctttgtgttttctgtacTGTTCATATCTGGCTTTATCCTGTACGCCATCCTGCGGACAGACAGCATACGCCTGCTCATACCTGGACAAGAACACGAACACCAAGAATAA
- the LOC113592133 gene encoding pterin-4-alpha-carbinolamine dehydratase 2-like isoform X2, protein MELKATGWVEVEGRDALYKELHFKTFNQAFGFMSRVALQAEKMNHHPEWFNVYNKVQITLTTHDCGGLSKKDIRLAKFIDKVALTM, encoded by the exons ATGGAGTTGAAGGCCAcaggctgggtggaggtggagggtcgAGATGCTCTATATAAGGAACTGCACTTCAAAACATTCAACCAG gCTTTTGGCTTCATGTCTAGAGTGGCTCTGCAAGCAGAGAAGATGAACCATCATCCAGAGTGGTTCAATGTTTATAACAAG GTTCAGATCACCCTAACAACACATGACTGCGGAGGACTGTCAAAGAAAGACATCCGGCTGGCCAAATTTATTGATAAAGTTGCACTGACTATGTAG
- the LOC113592133 gene encoding pterin-4-alpha-carbinolamine dehydratase 2-like isoform X1 yields the protein MHWLMFRSCSELCSIFSKQGNIFPSTRTAKMATDSLWLTAGEREPLLMELKATGWVEVEGRDALYKELHFKTFNQAFGFMSRVALQAEKMNHHPEWFNVYNKVQITLTTHDCGGLSKKDIRLAKFIDKVALTM from the exons ATGCATTGGTTAATGTTTAGGTCATGTAGTGAATTGTGCAGTATTTTTTCCAAGCAGGGAAATATTTTTCCTTCTACACGCACAGCCAAAATG gctacAGACTCACTCTGGCtgactgcaggagagagagagccactgCTGATGGAGTTGAAGGCCAcaggctgggtggaggtggagggtcgAGATGCTCTATATAAGGAACTGCACTTCAAAACATTCAACCAG gCTTTTGGCTTCATGTCTAGAGTGGCTCTGCAAGCAGAGAAGATGAACCATCATCCAGAGTGGTTCAATGTTTATAACAAG GTTCAGATCACCCTAACAACACATGACTGCGGAGGACTGTCAAAGAAAGACATCCGGCTGGCCAAATTTATTGATAAAGTTGCACTGACTATGTAG